A region from the Phycisphaerales bacterium genome encodes:
- the fsa gene encoding fructose-6-phosphate aldolase — MDIFIDTANLDEIRQANDMGVLDGVTTNPSLVAKEKVDFHKRLGEICEIVSGPVSAEVVSVDHDGMIREANTLTKIADNIVIKLPCIVEGLKACKTLSDRGVRVNMTLCFQSLQAMLVAKAGAFLVSPFLGRIDDIAGDGVHLISEIRTIYDNFGYDTRILAASIRHSKHLVDVAKAGADVATVPFSVIKQMMSHPLTDVGLEKFLADWKKGQG; from the coding sequence ATGGACATTTTCATTGACACCGCCAACCTCGACGAGATTCGCCAGGCCAACGACATGGGCGTCCTTGATGGGGTCACCACCAACCCGTCGCTGGTCGCCAAAGAAAAGGTCGATTTCCACAAGCGGCTGGGCGAGATCTGTGAAATCGTGTCCGGACCCGTCTCGGCCGAGGTCGTCAGCGTCGACCACGACGGCATGATCCGCGAAGCGAACACCTTGACGAAAATCGCCGACAACATCGTCATCAAACTGCCGTGCATCGTCGAGGGCCTCAAGGCCTGCAAGACGCTCAGCGACCGCGGCGTGCGAGTGAACATGACGCTGTGTTTCCAGTCGCTGCAGGCAATGCTCGTGGCCAAGGCCGGGGCGTTTCTGGTCAGCCCGTTTCTTGGGCGCATCGACGACATTGCCGGCGACGGCGTGCATCTCATCAGCGAAATCCGCACCATCTACGACAACTTCGGCTACGACACGCGCATTCTCGCCGCGTCGATCCGGCACAGCAAACATCTCGTGGACGTCGCCAAGGCCGGCGCCGATGTCGCGACCGTCCCATTCAGCGTGATCAAGCAGATGATGAGCCACCCGCTCACCGACGTCGGTCTGGAGAAGTTCCTGGCCGACTGGAAAAAGGGTCAGGGGTGA
- a CDS encoding HAD-IIB family hydrolase, whose amino-acid sequence MASSYRLLAIDLDGTLLDPGGVLSNANRDAVARAVEAGIEVVVCTGRGLAECSHVIEQLDLAGAAVVAGGAMTVELPSRRTVHRSAMPGDLVRDLSRILNDATGHYVLLLKDRSSTGVDYVLLGNGKVDAASEWWFRQVPVIVTRAERFEDDPYPDETVRLGIVTTAREMKKLGARVVQDFARRTFVHHFPVISADGNGRHLHDDAIHLMEIFNAQTNKWAAIAALAADRGLTPAQVAAIGDEINDVAMIRHAGLGIAMGNAIDPIKQVADRVTLPQEQDGVAHAIEQILAGAW is encoded by the coding sequence ATGGCCTCTTCTTACCGACTGCTCGCGATCGACCTCGACGGGACGCTGCTCGACCCCGGTGGCGTGCTGAGCAACGCCAATCGCGATGCCGTCGCCCGAGCCGTCGAGGCGGGGATCGAAGTCGTGGTCTGTACGGGTCGCGGGCTGGCCGAGTGCAGCCACGTCATCGAGCAGCTCGACCTGGCGGGCGCTGCGGTGGTTGCGGGCGGGGCGATGACGGTCGAGCTGCCTTCGCGCAGGACCGTGCACCGCAGCGCCATGCCGGGCGATCTCGTGCGCGATCTTTCGCGGATTCTCAACGATGCGACCGGTCACTACGTCCTGCTGCTCAAGGATCGCTCGAGCACGGGCGTGGATTATGTGCTGCTGGGCAACGGCAAGGTGGATGCCGCCAGCGAATGGTGGTTCCGCCAGGTGCCGGTGATCGTCACGCGGGCTGAGCGGTTTGAGGATGATCCCTATCCCGATGAAACGGTGCGGCTGGGGATCGTGACGACGGCGCGCGAGATGAAAAAGCTGGGCGCCCGCGTCGTGCAGGACTTTGCCCGGCGCACGTTCGTGCATCACTTCCCCGTCATCTCTGCCGACGGCAACGGCCGGCACCTCCACGACGACGCGATCCACCTCATGGAGATCTTCAACGCCCAGACGAACAAATGGGCGGCGATCGCGGCTCTGGCGGCCGATCGCGGCCTCACACCGGCGCAGGTCGCCGCGATCGGCGATGAGATCAACGACGTGGCGATGATCCGTCACGCCGGACTCGGCATCGCCATGGGCAACGCGATCGACCCGATCAAGCAGGTCGCCGACCGCGTCACGCTCCCCCAGGAACAGGACGGCGTTGCCCACGCCATCGAGCAGATCCTCGCGGGCGCGTGGTGA
- a CDS encoding TlpA family protein disulfide reductase codes for MNALSLWRASAACVALVAALHAPVALAQSNEPPASQDSLVSAMDAARQALVDATPRGGTSPPELLSAYADACARYGDAFPRGDKAVMARSTLLSCLARMDAPQRVIDTVDRWLDADVLTPAEFDRALNMRTLAAVKVHGAEGALKEIDRAIASAQTRQVRLLLVRTGIEGQSMEQRLATIEQALTLAGDAADLRADALGAKAMLLIEQGGDANLKEAGTLVEQAQALGVQSANVLRAQMQLRSRAEALAGAGEIAPGKIAPVFGLNDIHTGKEVKLEDLRGKIVLLDFWATWCGPCVSLMDSFLVDLHRDFKDKDLVILGVGTNWRGETAQMQLAWAEAKDEPVIRGGNHTRGECSWIKVHDAAGAVTQTYGVQGIPFCVLIDRQGKIIYAGNGHALKGDILKYVQEHAGTARN; via the coding sequence ATGAATGCACTGAGTCTCTGGCGAGCGTCGGCCGCATGCGTCGCTCTGGTTGCAGCATTGCACGCGCCTGTCGCCCTGGCGCAGAGCAACGAGCCCCCGGCGTCGCAGGACTCACTCGTCTCGGCAATGGATGCAGCGCGTCAGGCTCTGGTTGACGCCACGCCGCGCGGCGGCACGTCTCCGCCCGAGCTTCTCAGCGCCTACGCCGATGCGTGCGCCAGATACGGCGACGCATTTCCGCGCGGCGACAAGGCGGTCATGGCTCGATCGACGCTTCTCTCGTGCCTGGCGCGCATGGATGCGCCGCAGAGGGTCATCGATACGGTGGATCGCTGGCTGGACGCGGATGTGCTGACGCCGGCCGAATTTGATCGCGCGCTAAACATGCGGACCCTGGCTGCAGTCAAAGTGCACGGCGCCGAGGGCGCGTTGAAGGAGATCGATCGCGCCATCGCATCGGCGCAGACGAGGCAGGTCAGGCTGCTGCTGGTGCGCACCGGCATCGAAGGCCAGAGCATGGAGCAGCGTCTGGCGACCATCGAACAGGCGCTGACGCTGGCGGGCGACGCCGCCGACCTCCGCGCCGATGCGCTCGGCGCCAAGGCGATGCTTCTCATCGAGCAAGGCGGCGACGCGAATCTCAAGGAGGCCGGCACGCTCGTCGAGCAGGCTCAGGCGCTGGGCGTGCAGTCGGCCAACGTCCTGCGCGCGCAGATGCAGTTGCGCAGCCGCGCCGAGGCCCTTGCAGGCGCCGGTGAAATCGCCCCGGGCAAGATCGCTCCGGTCTTCGGGCTCAATGACATCCACACGGGCAAGGAAGTGAAACTGGAAGACCTGCGCGGCAAGATCGTCCTCCTGGACTTCTGGGCCACGTGGTGCGGGCCGTGCGTGAGCCTGATGGACTCATTTCTGGTCGATCTCCACCGCGACTTCAAGGACAAGGACCTGGTCATCCTCGGCGTCGGCACGAACTGGCGCGGCGAAACGGCCCAGATGCAACTCGCCTGGGCGGAAGCGAAAGACGAGCCGGTCATCCGCGGCGGCAATCACACGCGCGGCGAGTGCTCGTGGATCAAGGTGCACGACGCAGCAGGCGCGGTGACACAGACCTATGGCGTGCAGGGCATCCCCTTCTGCGTCCTCATTGATCGGCAAGGCAAAATCATCTACGCCGGCAACGGCCACGCGCTCAAGGGCGACATTCTCAAGTACGTGCAGGAGCACGCGGGCACAGCGCGGAACTGA